The genomic stretch TTATTGTATGACCATCATTTATTCAAATGGTTTACGGAAAGTACATCCGTTCTTCCACTCCGAGCAACCATAAGCCGTTTTCCCCTTGATTATGGTTCCTTTGCCACACAATGGGCAAGTTTGTCCCTCAATAGATTGTATTTGAGAAGTGCCAGCAGCATTTGTTTCCACAACCTTCTTGCGCGGTTTACTTTGGCGTTTAGGCTTGGCAGCATCTTTCTCTTTTACCGCCTTTCCACCCCGCTTCTTACTACCACCGGATACTTCCTCCACCGCCTGCACAATAGTAATATGACGATTGCTATTATCTGAAAGCACACTCATCACAACCTCAGAAACCATCTGTTTCAATTCCTCAAGAAATTGTGCAGCATCATAGGTCTTTTTCTCAATCTCACGAAGTTTCTTTTCCCAAATACCCGTTAGTTCGGCAGATTTCAATAACTCTTCATGGATAATCTGGATAAGCTCGACTCCTGTAGGTGTAGCTATCAGGTTCTTCTTCTCTTTGCGGATATAATTACGTTTAAATAAAGTCTCAATAATAGCGGCACGCGTAGACGGACGACCGATTCCATTCTCTTTCAATGCATCCCTCAATTCATCGTTATCCACCAACTTACCCGCTGTTTCCATAGCACGCAGTAAAGTAGCTTCAGTATAAGGACGGGGAGGTTGTGTCCATTTCTCATATAAATCGGGTACATGAGGACCACTTTCACCTTTCACAAAAGCCGGCAATACATTTTCTTCATCTCCCGGATCTTTTTCTTCCTGTGACTGTGCACCCGGAGTTCCGAATATAACTCTCCAACCAGGTTCCAAAATCTGTTTTCCGGTAGTCTTGAATTCTATTTCTTCCACTACGCCCAGTACGGTAGTAGTAGCGAACCTACAATCGGGATAGAATACAGCTATGAATCGACGGGCTATCAAGTCGAATACACGGCGCTCCATGTCTGTCAGGTTCTGCGAATATTGCCCGGTAGGAATAATGGCATGGTGATCTGTTACCTTTGAATTATCGAATACCTTCTTTGACTTCAATAAAGTGGTCCCATCCAAAGGTGTTGTAAATGTTGCATAATCACGCAAACCCTTCAAGATACCCGGACATTTCGGATAAATGTCATCACTCAGAAAGGTGGTATCTACACGAGGATAGGTAGCCACTTTCTTTTCATATAATGACTGGATGATTTTCAATGTCTCATCGGCAGAATAAGCAAACTTCTTATTACATTCCACCTGTAAGGAAGTCAAGTCAAACAAACGGGGGGGAGCTTCTTTTCCTTCCTTCTTGGTTACATCCGTAATCATAAAAGGAGAATTCCTGATCTGTTCCAGCAGTGCCATACCCTGTTCCTGGTTGGCAATAGGATCAATACCTCTATTCTCTTCTTCCTTTTTGGGTTTCTTCCCGGCAGCAATTGCCTCCTTGTTCTTTTCAGCTTCCAGAACCAATTCTTCTTCGCTCTTCCTGATGATAGCAGAGAATGTCGTATCCCGATACACTGTCTTCAATTCCCAATATTGCTTGGGCACAAAGTTCTCTATTTCCAACTGTCGGTTTACAATCAGTGCCAATGTAGGTGTCTGCACACGACCAATAGAAAGTACCTGCTTATTCTGCCCATACTTCATAGTATAAAGACGTGTGGCATTCATTCCCAATAACCAGTCGCCTATTGCGCGACTTAATCCTGCCTCATAAAGCGGTTGGAACTCTTTCTGATCTTTCAATTTGGCAAAACCCTCCCGAATGGCTTCTTCCGTCAAGGATGAAATCCACAAACGCTTTACCGGACAACGTGCACCGGCTTTCTGCATCACCCAACGCTGAATTAACTCTCCTTCCTGCCCGGCATCACCACAGTTTATGATCATGTCGGCTTTCTGCATAAGAGTCTCTATCGTATGGAATTGCTTTTCATAAGTAGGGTTACTGATCAGTTTTATTCCGAAACGCGGTGGTATCATGGGCAAGCTTCCCAAGCTCCATGATTTCCAGTTCGGGGTATATTCGTGCGGTTCCTTGAGTGTACAGAGGTGACCGAATGTCCAGGTCACCTGGTATCCGTTTCCTTCGATATAGCCGTCTCTTCTATCTTTCGCTCCTAATACATCAGCTATGTCACGCGCCACAGAGGGCTTTTCGGCAATACAAACTATCATTCATTATTCTTTTAGCGGAGCAAAGGTACAAAAAAGAGAAGAAGGAAAGAAATTAATATCGTACCTTTGCATGATGATTACTAATTAAAAGAAAACAGAATGGAAAAAGAATCATTCGATTATTCAAAAGTTCCCCATAACTTTGGTCTGTGCGCAGCAGCAGATTGCCCTCATGCCGACACTTGCCTACGCCGGATTGCATACACTCATACACCGGCAAGCGTTACTTTTCCGCCTACACTGAACCCGAAAACAATTGAAGCCATGGCAGGGAAATGCGAATATTACCGTTCCAACCAAAAAGTGCGCTATGCCAAAGGTTTTGTCCGCACCACGGAAGCATTGGCTGTCAGTGCGTCAGGAACATTCCGCTACGGGCTGATTGGCAACTGGGGAATCAGACGATATTATCAGAAACGGAAAGGAGAAACTTTACTCTCGCCTGCCGAACAACAAAAAGTGATGGCACTGGCCAGGAAGTTGGGCTTACAACAGGAAGAGTATTTCGATAGCTATGTAGAAGAATACAACTGGTAGCAAGGCTACTGTCGTCCGGCATACAACGGATGGGCAACCACATCTTACAAACGAACAGCCGTACCCCAGCAGGTGAATCACTTTCACCTAACGAGGGTACGGCTGTTTCTTTTCACGGTAACTTGGTTTACCCCAAATGGTAACTCCATTTACACGCCGAGGTAAAGGTCGTTACATACCGAGGTAAAGAGCGTTACAATAGGCGGTAAAGGTCGTTACATCCTGCGGTAAACGCTTTTACACTACAGCGTAAATAGAATGTAAATACAAGATGTTGATATACAAACCATTAACAGAAAACATCTTTAAAGAACCAGCTCCAAATCCTCAATCTTTAAAGAACAGTTTCTTCCGCAACACATTCGTGCCATCACTGACCACCACAATATAGAACCCGCCTTGCATGCCGGATAATTGCAAGGAATTAGTATTCACTTGCTGTGATAATATGCGTCGTCCCGACAAATCAATGATTTCAACTTGATTGTCTACATCGCTCTTCAATCCACTCCAAGCCAACCGACCGTCATAATAATAAATCTCTCCGGCTGATTCTATGACCTCAGGTGATATACTTGTAGGAGTATCGTCCACCAATGCCGCATAGAGCTCGTGGATAGACCAATATCCGCCCTTCGTCCCGGTCTGGATAATTTTGAAATGTGTTGCTGTCTCTTCCGGGAAACCGATAATCAGGACGGAAGTACCGTTTTTCCCTTCGGCTACAAGTTTCCAGTCAGCGTTAGCGCCATTCTTCACATACAGTTCGTAACCGGCAGGACCGTCACCGGGACTTTTTGAAGAATCCAAAATTATTCTGTTCAGCTTATTGGCTGCATTCATATTCACAGTAACCATCTGACCAGCTTTTTGTGACTGTCCTGTATCCCATCGCGTGGATACATTATTGTCAATGGCATTACGGGCGTTTCCATTGTTCACATTGGCGGTAATACTCCACTTAGTACGGCTCAACAAGGCATCGGTAGCCTCAAAAACGGGGGTAAGCGTGAGATTGCAATCCCATTCACCCATCAACTTAATCCTCCACGATTCTACGTCGAGGACACTGGCACCGACAAATGCCTGCTTCTCATGACTTGAATTAGCAATACTGGCGTCAGACTTCATATTTACTACTGCATTGTGCATCCTGGCCTTTCCGGTTGATTTAGGCAAATAGAAATGATAAACGTTACCGGTAGTCGAAAAATTGGCCAGATTCAATACCAAGTTCCCATTATTAATAACAGTCGAATGTTTGGGTCCTCCCCAAAGGTCTATGCCATAAAACTCAGCATTTCCTGTAAATGTTTCACCCAAAGTAATGTAACGGGTATCAGGAAAAGCAGTACTCTTTGCTTCAAGGGCAACTAACTGCGTATTCACCAGCGGAAAACCTGCACTGCCCAGCGCATTGAACATGGCAGAATTCATCGAACCGTCTATACCAAGCCCAAGTGCCTTTCCAGAAGCAGCCCTGCCTGCACCGGACTTATCGAACACAATACCCTCGTATCCTCCGTAATGGAAATCATTGTAAAGAATCTCATCCGTACAGTCTTCCACCGTAATAAAACGAAGTTCCTTCATATTCTGATCGTATGCCTTGCCATTATCAGCATCGGCATTATTAGACCAAGATCCAAATTTTGTTTCAGCACCACAAGCATAGACAATGGTATTGAACTGCATGTTATTAACCATACCGCCTTGCGAACCTCCGCCTATACGAATCACATTCTTGAAAGCATGTCCTGCCAGATAGTCCACATAGTGGTTATCGCACTTGTTACTGAACAAATCCAGTCCGTTCCAAGCTGCACGTATGCCGACGTTGACAATATAGATATCTTTCCCCTTCCCCTGAATGGTGTACGGATACTGTGCCATCGCAGGCAACATGGAAGAGAGTTGTTCAGGATAATTAATGGATATTCCACGAACACCACTACCGGCTTCAAGTTTCAAGAATGATTCTCCAGAAGGCTGTCCTTTACCGGCATATACCTCAAAAATGGTTCCGTGCCCACGGGGAATACTCCCGAAATCGGCTGCACCACGTAGTTCTACTCCGGTAGGCACAGTAAGAGTCCCGAGCATCTTATACCGCCCGCCGGGAAGATAGACAATACCACCCCCATCAGCTTTGGCTTTATCCAGGGCACTTTGTATAGCTGCAGTAGCATCCTTCGCACTGTTAAGGCCATTGCGGATCGCATTTTGGATACTCTGCGTATTCGTAGAAGAATTGAAAGGCACAACGAAAGGTTCAATACCGAAATCGAGGACATTATAAAGCACCACACGGGCAGGTTTTGTTTCAGGCACACGCAAGTCAGGAAATTCCGGCAGCTTGCTCCTCTCTGTCAGAGCTGTGTGATCTATATGACATTCAAACAGCGAATTGTTTTGAACATCTGCTTTCTTTGCGAAGCGGTTACCCTTAAGAATGCAACGTGCATCCGAACCTATGAAAACTTGCGGAGTAGTATTATTGAAGTCACAATCTGAAGCGACAAAATCACCTGACATACTATTCACCGCTCCCCCTTTTACAGTACATTGCTCCATCATCAAGCGAGAAGAAGAACCGGATTCCATAAGTACAGCATTCTCACGAGCGGATATTTCACATCCGTAAAGCTGAACAGGTCCGTCGGCAGAAGATACAACGATACCATTTTCACAATTCTCCATCTCTACGCGAGTAAACATAATACCGGAGGAAGAACTGCCATCAACATGAATACCAGTCTGGCAGTCTTTCAGATGAAAGCTGTAATTATGACCGTTCGGATTGCCGTCACCGGACATGCTATTTCCGGTCTTAAAACCACAATTATATCCTTCGACATCGACGAAACAGGTGTAAGACCAGTCATTACGACGCATTGTTATACCTACCCCATTTTGATAGATCCAATCTGTGAAAGCGGAACCTGCTTTCGGTGCCCCTTCAAGCCCTGAACCTGCCCAATAATCAGGAGAAAAGTATATCTGCTCAAAACGACCGACGTCAGCTATGTTATCAATCTCAATACCACGACTCAGTGGGGTTCCATATACATCATAGATATTAGGGCAACCGCCACCGTTCTTTCTGGAAAGGATAATGCCGCTGTAAGAATTCACCAATGTTACATGACGGACATTACAATATTCATTACCCCACACACCATCACGGCCATAAAGCACTGTCGGCGGATAGGGCTTTATATGATCCGGATTCTGGTGTGGGTACCAAATGGAAAGATAGGTCAAGGCAGTGGAAGGCTCCATGGTAATGAAAGATTTCGACTCAAGTTCATCTCCCCCGGCATTGTCTACCATCAGAATGGTTCCCTGTATGGCTACTCCTTTGGTCGGCCGTTTCCATTCGCCACGCAGCGTCACACCTGTAGGAATATAAAGTTTTCCGGTAATACGATAACGGCCGGCAGGAACAAAAAGCACACCGCCACGCCTGTTCTCACCGAGTTTATTAAGTGCTGTTTGGAAAATACTCCACGAGTCTTTCACTCCGGTAGGATCTGCTCCAAAGTCAGCTACAACGTCATACGTTGCCACACCGACGTCATCCGCCGGATATTCATCCGACACAATCAGTTTCCAGTTACCAGGCTTATCACTCGATTGTGCCTGCACACTTACAGCTAATAAAGCTGAGATAAAAAGAAGTAATAATTTTTTCATGCTACATCAATTAATTAGATTACGGATATCAAAGAAATGATGTCGCAAATATCCACCGGAGTGATTAAAGAAAAGATTAATATGACATTAAAAACCAACTAATTTTATCTCTATATACTTAAAATGCGAGAGGCAGGATATTAATACAATACCCTGCCCCTCTAAAATTATATGAATAAAGATTTATTCTTCGTCCATCAAGATTTCCAGAATCTGACAAGCAGCTTTGGCAACCGGAGTTCCGGGACCAAAGATAGCAGCCACACCGGCTTTATACAAGAAATCATAGTCCTGTGCAGGAATCACTCCACCTGCAATTACGATGATATCCTCACGGCCCAGCTTCTTCAGTTCGTCAATGATCTGCGGAACCAACGTCTTGTGTCCGGCAGCCAATGAAGATACGCCCACTACATGAACGTCGTTTTCAACAGCTTCGCGGGCGGCTTCGGCAGGAGTCTGGAACAACGGTCCCATATCCACGTCGAAACCACAGTCGGCATATCCGGTCGCAACTACTTTAGCGCCACGGTCGTGACCGTCCTGACCCATTTTGGCAACCATAATACGGGGCTGACGTCCCTCTTTCTTCGCAAACTTCTCGGCCAATTCGCAAGCACGCTTGAAGTCGCTGTCATTCTTACTTTCTGATGAATACACGCCTGATATAGTTCTGATTACTGCTTTATAACGTCCTACAATCTTTTCGCAAGCATATGAGATTTCTCCCAATGTAGCGCGAACACGGGCAGCTTCTACTGCCAGTTCCAGTAAATTGCCTTCCTTGGTTTCCACGCATTTGGTAATAGCTTCCAATGCTTTCTGTACTTCAGCCTCGTTTCTTCCTTCTTTCAAGCGTTTCAGGTTTTCAATCTGTTCCAGACGAACAGCCGTATTGTCGATTTCGAGGATATCAATCGGAGCTTCTTTCTCCAGACGATATTTATTCACACCAACGATAGTCTGAGAACCGGAGTCGATACGAGCCTGTGTACGCGCAGCAGCTTCTTCGATACGCATCTTAGGAATACCGGTTTCGATAGCCTTTGCCATACCACCCAGTTTTTCTACTTCCTGAATAAGCTCCCAAGCCTTGTGAGCCAGTTCGTTTGTCAGAGACTCTACATAATAAGAACCTCCCCATGGGTCAACGTTCTTACAGATATAAGTTTCTTCCTGGATATAAATCTGAGTATTACGGGCAATACGGGCAGAGAAGTCTGTCGGCAATGCGATAGCCTCATCAAGAGCATTGGTATGCAGAGACTGGGTATGTCCCAAAGCTGCAGCCATAGCCTCGATACAAGTACGGCCTACATTATTGAACGGATCTTGTTCAGTCAACGACCAACCGGAAGTCTGGGAGTGCGTACGCAAAGCCAGTGATTTCGGATTCTTCGGATTGAACTGTTTCACGATCTTTGCCCAAAGCATACGAGCCGCACGCATCTTGGCAATTTCCATAAAGTGATTGGTACCGATAGCCCAGAAGAAAGACAAACGCGGAGCAAAAGCATCGATATCTATGCCTGCGGCAACACCGGCACGAAGGTATTCAAGACCGTCGGCCAACGTATAAGCCAACTCAATGTCTGCCGTAGCTCCCGCTTCCTGCATGTGGTAACCGGAGATAGAGATAGAGTTGAACTTCGGCATCTTCTGAGAAGTATATTCGAAAATATCGGATATGATCTTCATGGAGAATGCAGGCGGATAAATATAAGTATTACGCACCATGAATTCTTTCAGGATGTCATTCTGGATAGTACCTGCCATTTCTTCCAATTTAGCACCTTGTTCCAGACCGGCATTGATATAGAATGCCAGAATTGGAAGAACAGCACCATTCATAGTCATGGACACAGACATCTTGTTCAAAGGAATACCATCGAAAAGAACCTTCATATTCTCCAGTGAGCAGATAGATACACCGGCCTTGCCCACATCACCTACCACACGTTCATGGTCAGGGTCGTAGCCGCGATGTGTAGCCAAGTCGAAGGCTACAGACAAACCTTTCTGTCCGGAAGCCAGATTACGACGGTAGAATGCATTTGATTCTTCAGCTGTAGAGAATCCGGCATACTGACGGATTGTCCAAGGGCGTAGTGTGTACATCACTGAGTACGGACCGCGCAGATAAGGAGGCAGACCGGCAGCATAGCCCAAATGTTCCATACCTTCCAGGTCTTCTTTTGTATAAACAGGCTTCACTTCAATGTGTTCCGGCGTTTTCCAATCAGCATGGATGCCGTTAGCCTTTTGCCACTCAGCACCGTTAGCGGGCTTGAATGCGGCATATATATCTAAGTTTTTAAAATCTTTTCTCATCTTACTTCAAAAGTTTAGCGTTGTATTCCTTTAATGTTTCCAGTACGTTGACACGAACATGGATGAAGTTCTCGATACCGGCAGCTTTCAGCTCGTCCATATTAGCAGGAGCACCGGCTACGATAAACATAGCACGACCATTCAGAGCCTTGAAAGCCGGAACAGCGTATTCTGCATATTCATCATCACTGGAACAAAGTACCACGATATCAGCCTTAGCAGCCATCGCAGCTTCCACACCAGCTTCTACAGTCGGGAAGCCCAGGTTATCAACAACCTCATATCCGGCACAAGCCAGGAAGTTACAAGAGTACTGAGCACGTGCCTGACGCATAGCCAGATTACCGATAGTCAGCATAAAGGCTTTCGGACGCTTGCCTGAAGCTTCTGTTTCGAGGCGTAATGCTTCGAATTCACTGGCAGCACGGTCAAAGTTGAGTGTAGCCACATCTTTTTCACAAGTATCATGACCACCACAGCAGCAAGTAGCTTCCAATGGTTTCTTCTCGCCTGCCTTCTCATTAAAGTTCGGGAACTGATTCGTACCCAGCAACACTTCGCGACGTTGAGCAACAGCTTTATGACGAGCCTTGTTACTTTCGTTCACAGCTGCCTGCACCGTACCTGCTTTTACAGCAGCATAAAAGCCACCTTCCTCTTCAACAGCCAGGAAAAGTTCCCAAGCTTGTTTAGCAATGGACACAGTCAGATTTTCAATATAGTAAGAACCGGCAGCAGGGTCAATCACTTTATCGAAGTGGGACTCCTCTTTCAGCAACAATTGCTGGTTGCGTGCCATACGTTCCGAAAATTCATTCGGAGCATCGTAAGTCTTATCGAACGGAGTTACTGTCATTGAATCCACACCTGCCAGTGCAGCACTCATAGCCTCTGTCTGCGTACGCAACAGGTTTACATGAGCATCAAATAAAGTAAGGTTGAACGTAGAAGTCTCAGCATGTATGTGCATTTTGGCAGCACATTGAGCATCGGCATCATAAGAAGCTACGATGTTTGCCCACAACATACGGGCAGCACGGAACTTAGCAATCTCAAGGAAGTAATTAGAGCTGATACCAAAGTTGAATTTAATCTTCTTGGCAACAAGAGCAGCAGGAACTCCTGCTTCTGTCAGTTGATTCATATATTCATTACCCCAAGCAAGAGCATAGCCCAGTTCCTGGGAAATGTATGCTCCGGCATTGTTCAGCGTCAAAGCTGTCACATTCAGTACACGGTATTTCGGCAGAGCAGTAGTTGCTTCAATCAGAGCTTTGGCTGTTTGCACCATATCACCCTTTTCTTTGCCTTTTGCCAGCATCTTGTCGAAGAAATCATAACCAATGGAACCCTGCAACTTCGCCAAGTCGTAACCTTTCTTCTGGAAGTAAGCCACCAAAAGCTCTGCAAGTGCTACCACGTGTCCCTGACAAGTATAGAAGTTCAGTTCTACACACTCAGCGCAGATTCCCTCAAGCAAAGTCTCGATGTATTCGGCATTGAGTTCTTTTGCCTTTACACGGAAAGCCAGTGAATCGATACCTTTATTCAGGATGTCCAGTGCTTTCGCATTGGCTTCCTTAGGGCATTCCACTTTAATTTCCTGGCGAACAAGCCACTCGTTGTTGTCTTTCTTGGTACCTCTGAGATAAGGGAATTCACCGGGAAGTGCATTCGTCGTTTTCAATTCTTTGAGGTCTTCCATGCGGTAGAAAGGTTTTACCTTGAATCCTTCGTTTGTTTTCCAAACGAGTTTCTTCTCAAAATCAGCGCCTTTCAGGTCAGCTGTTACTTTCTCCATCCACTGTTCGGTGGTGGTGGGAGCAAAGTCCGAGAAGAGTTTTTCTTTACTGTCTGCCATAGTTTATTTTATAATTAATAAAGATAATAAGTAATCTCTTCATTTACCTATTTGTCTAGAATAGGATTCGCAAATATACTCAATAACTTAATAATACAAGGTCTTTTAAGTAAAATTCGCATGGAGAAATGACATTCTGCAAGCATGATTTCCGTATGTATATACATGATTGCAAAGTACACCTTACATTTTAGAGTATAAATTAATATCCCTGCATACTACCCAATTAGCCTCTGGCACCTTTACCTATATTCCAAAAGAAAAACTCCAGCAAACCCTTTGCCACCTCCCTTTTAATGCCTACCTTTGCGCGAAAATTCAATAAGCTAATAAAAAAGATAAACAAAAGTAACTATGGATTGGTTAGAGAGTTTGTTATGGGACCCTGCCTCCGTCGCCCATATTGTATGCTTGTATGCATTCGTAATATCTGTCGGCGTGCTTTTGGGTAAGATTAAATTTTTCGGGATATCATTGGGTGTCACATTTGTGCTCTTCACTGGTATTCTGATGGGACATTTCGGTTTTACGGGTGAAACACACATTTTGCACTTCATCCGCGAATTCGGGTTAATTTTATTTGTATTCTGTATCGGTCTACAAGTAGGACCGTCGTTTTTCTCTTCTTTTAAGAAAGGTGGAATGACCCTAAACATGCTTGCAGTAGGCATTGTGGTACTGAATATAGCAGTAGCTCTGGGTATCTATTTCATTGACGGTGGAATCGATCTTCCCATGATGGTAGGTATTCTCTACGGTGCTGTTACCAATACTCCGGGATTGGGTGCCGCACAGGAAGCTTTGAATCAGTTGAACTACACGGGCGATCCTATCGCACTGGGATATGCTTGCGCTTACCCTCTTGGTGTTGTCGGCATCATCGGTTCCATCATTGCCGTCCGCTACATCTGCCGGGTGAACCTGAAAAAAGAAGAGGATGAACTGGCCGTTCAGACTTCTGATATGAAACATATGCCCCACATGTTACATCTGGAAGTCCGCAACGAATCTATCGATGGAAAAAAGCTCATCCAGATCAAGGAGTTTATGGGACGTCCCTTTGTATGCTCACGCATCCGTCACGAGGGACACGTCAGTATCCCTAACCAAGACACTGAATTCCATATCGGCGACCAGGTATTTATTGTATGTTCCGAAGAAGACGCTGAAGCAGTAACCGCTTTCATCGGTAAAGAAATTCAAGTGGACTGGGAAAAACAAGACATGCCGATGGTTTCACGCCGTATATTGGTGACAAAATCCGAAATCAATGGTAAAAAATTAGGTAGCCTCCATTTCCGTAGTATGTACGGAGTAAACGTAACCCGTATCAACCGTTCCGGTATGGACTTGTTTGCTGATCCGAACCTGATACTACAGGTAGGTGACCGTGTAATGGTCGTTGGCCAGCAAGATGCCGTAGAGCGTGTTGCAGGAGTACTGGGTAATCAACTGAAACGTCTGGATACGCCTAATATTGTGACTATCTTCGTGGGTATCTTCCTGGGTATCCTGTTGGGTAGTCTTCCTATCGCTTTTCCGGGCATACCCACTCCAGTCAAACTCGGTCTGGCAGGTGGTCCGCTGGTAGTGGCTATTCTTATCGGTCGCTTCGGCCATAAGCTGAAACTGGTGACTTATACAACCATGAGTGCCAACCTGATGCTGCGTGAAATCGGTATCGTACTCTTCCTTGCCAGCGTAGGAATCGAAGCCGGCGCCCACTTTGTAGAAACAGTGGTAGAAGGCTCCGGTTTGCTGTATGTAGGCTATGGTTTCCTGATCACTGTTATTCCTTTGCTGATTATCGGTATGATTGCCCGCTTCTACTGCAAAGTAAATTACTTCACCCTGATGGGATTAATTGCCGGTAGTAACACAGACCCTCCTGCATTAGCTTATGCTAACCAGGCATCCGGCAATGATGCTCCGGCAGTAGGTTACTCTACTGTTTATCCGTTAACAATGTTCCTGCGTATTCTGGCAGGCCAGATGATATTGCTGACAATGATGTAATGTCAGATGATATATAAATAAAAGAGAGATTACGCAATTGTAGTCTCTCTTTTTTTTGTTCTGTTTTTCCCCTTCATATTACCAAAACCATATTTTCTCCGTACTTGCTCCGTGTCTATACACTTGGACTTGGTATGGAGTTGGTACGGGCTTGATACGGGGAAGGTATGATCCGGGTTAGAAATTGTTCTGTTTCACTTTATTTTAAGTTTCACAAAATCTTCTATAAAATCGATAGTCTTTTCAATCCCCAGCACGGAAGAATCAATGCACAGATGATAGGTTGCCGCAGCTCCCCAGGTCTTGTAGCTATAATAGTTATAATATTCCGAACGTTTTTTATCAGCCTTATTCATCATATTTTCGGCTTCTTCTTCTGAAACATGATGTGAAGCGCACAAGCGGGCAACGCGTGCTTCATGCGAAGCGGAAATAAAGATATTGGCACAACGAGGATGATCACGCAGTATATAATCAGCACAACGGCCTACAAAAAGGCAGGATTTCTCTGCTGCCAACTGACGGATTACATCGCTCTGCACCTTGAAAAGTGCATCGTTACTGAGGCAATTCTGGGTTGGTAAAGCACCATCTCCCACAAAAGGGAAACGCATGCCAAAGAGTCCGCCGATAATCCCTTGCGAAGCACGCTCATCGGCTTTCTCAAAGAACTCACGGCATAGACCGCTCTCCTTGGAAGCCAGAGTTATTAACTCCTTGTCATAGAAATCGATACCCAAACGGGCTGCCAACTTCTCCCCTATCTCCTTTCCGCCACTTCCCAATTGGCGACCGATGTTCACAACGAATTTCTTATTCATA from Bacteroides intestinalis DSM 17393 encodes the following:
- a CDS encoding glycosyl hydrolase family 28-related protein, with product MKKLLLLFISALLAVSVQAQSSDKPGNWKLIVSDEYPADDVGVATYDVVADFGADPTGVKDSWSIFQTALNKLGENRRGGVLFVPAGRYRITGKLYIPTGVTLRGEWKRPTKGVAIQGTILMVDNAGGDELESKSFITMEPSTALTYLSIWYPHQNPDHIKPYPPTVLYGRDGVWGNEYCNVRHVTLVNSYSGIILSRKNGGGCPNIYDVYGTPLSRGIEIDNIADVGRFEQIYFSPDYWAGSGLEGAPKAGSAFTDWIYQNGVGITMRRNDWSYTCFVDVEGYNCGFKTGNSMSGDGNPNGHNYSFHLKDCQTGIHVDGSSSSGIMFTRVEMENCENGIVVSSADGPVQLYGCEISARENAVLMESGSSSRLMMEQCTVKGGAVNSMSGDFVASDCDFNNTTPQVFIGSDARCILKGNRFAKKADVQNNSLFECHIDHTALTERSKLPEFPDLRVPETKPARVVLYNVLDFGIEPFVVPFNSSTNTQSIQNAIRNGLNSAKDATAAIQSALDKAKADGGGIVYLPGGRYKMLGTLTVPTGVELRGAADFGSIPRGHGTIFEVYAGKGQPSGESFLKLEAGSGVRGISINYPEQLSSMLPAMAQYPYTIQGKGKDIYIVNVGIRAAWNGLDLFSNKCDNHYVDYLAGHAFKNVIRIGGGSQGGMVNNMQFNTIVYACGAETKFGSWSNNADADNGKAYDQNMKELRFITVEDCTDEILYNDFHYGGYEGIVFDKSGAGRAASGKALGLGIDGSMNSAMFNALGSAGFPLVNTQLVALEAKSTAFPDTRYITLGETFTGNAEFYGIDLWGGPKHSTVINNGNLVLNLANFSTTGNVYHFYLPKSTGKARMHNAVVNMKSDASIANSSHEKQAFVGASVLDVESWRIKLMGEWDCNLTLTPVFEATDALLSRTKWSITANVNNGNARNAIDNNVSTRWDTGQSQKAGQMVTVNMNAANKLNRIILDSSKSPGDGPAGYELYVKNGANADWKLVAEGKNGTSVLIIGFPEETATHFKIIQTGTKGGYWSIHELYAALVDDTPTSISPEVIESAGEIYYYDGRLAWSGLKSDVDNQVEIIDLSGRRILSQQVNTNSLQLSGMQGGFYIVVVSDGTNVLRKKLFFKD
- a CDS encoding DNA topoisomerase 3; this encodes MIVCIAEKPSVARDIADVLGAKDRRDGYIEGNGYQVTWTFGHLCTLKEPHEYTPNWKSWSLGSLPMIPPRFGIKLISNPTYEKQFHTIETLMQKADMIINCGDAGQEGELIQRWVMQKAGARCPVKRLWISSLTEEAIREGFAKLKDQKEFQPLYEAGLSRAIGDWLLGMNATRLYTMKYGQNKQVLSIGRVQTPTLALIVNRQLEIENFVPKQYWELKTVYRDTTFSAIIRKSEEELVLEAEKNKEAIAAGKKPKKEEENRGIDPIANQEQGMALLEQIRNSPFMITDVTKKEGKEAPPRLFDLTSLQVECNKKFAYSADETLKIIQSLYEKKVATYPRVDTTFLSDDIYPKCPGILKGLRDYATFTTPLDGTTLLKSKKVFDNSKVTDHHAIIPTGQYSQNLTDMERRVFDLIARRFIAVFYPDCRFATTTVLGVVEEIEFKTTGKQILEPGWRVIFGTPGAQSQEEKDPGDEENVLPAFVKGESGPHVPDLYEKWTQPPRPYTEATLLRAMETAGKLVDNDELRDALKENGIGRPSTRAAIIETLFKRNYIRKEKKNLIATPTGVELIQIIHEELLKSAELTGIWEKKLREIEKKTYDAAQFLEELKQMVSEVVMSVLSDNSNRHITIVQAVEEVSGGSKKRGGKAVKEKDAAKPKRQSKPRKKVVETNAAGTSQIQSIEGQTCPLCGKGTIIKGKTAYGCSEWKNGCTFRKPFE
- a CDS encoding DUF6078 family protein, which encodes MEKESFDYSKVPHNFGLCAAADCPHADTCLRRIAYTHTPASVTFPPTLNPKTIEAMAGKCEYYRSNQKVRYAKGFVRTTEALAVSASGTFRYGLIGNWGIRRYYQKRKGETLLSPAEQQKVMALARKLGLQQEEYFDSYVEEYNW